The region CGCTGACGTGACGCTGCTGGACGGCGGCGCACCAGCCTGGGCGGCTGCCGGATACACCTTGTTCAAAGGCGCAAACGTGCCATCCAAGACATTTGGCGAATGGGTCGAGCATATCCAGCACACACCGCATCTGAGCGCCGATGCGCTGGTCGCACGCCGCGCCGCCGGTGAGCCGTTCGTGCTCGTTGACGGCCGTACCAACGAAGAACACCGCAAGATGACCATCCCCGGCGCGCTGGGCTGTCCCAACGGAGAGCTTGCGCTACGCCTGCCGGCTCTGCTGGTAAATCCGAGCACGCCGGTCGTCGTGCATTGCGCGGGGCGCACGCGCAGCATCATTGGCGCGCAGACGCTGCGGAACCTCGGCCTGCCCAACCCGGTGCTCGCGCTCGAGAACGGCACGCAGGGCTGGTATCTCGCCGGCCATGCGCTGGAACATGGCAGCGAGCGGTTCGCCGACGCCGTACCCTGCGCCCCGCTCCTGCAGGCTGCGCGCGACCGGTCCGCCCGGCTGCTGCGGCGCTTCGGCCTGCCATCGCTTTCCACGGCACAGGCCCAGCAATGGCTGGATGACGAGCACCGCACGACCTACCTTTTCGATATCCGCACCGCGGAAGAATTCACCCGGCGCTCGATCGCCGGCGCCGTCCACGCCCCCGGCGGGCAACTGATCCAGGCAACGGACCGCTACATCGGGGTGCGCGGCAGCCGTGTCATCGTGTTCGACGATGACGGTGTGCGCGCCCCGGTGATCGCCAGCTGGCTGCACCAGCTTGGCTTCGACAGCGCCGTCCTTGCGGATGGCGTCGATTCCGGCGTCACAGTGCCGGTGCGGCCGCAGCCGGACGTTGGCGCGGGCCCGCGTGTACTGGGCGTCGGTGAGCTGCGCACCTTGCACGATGAATCCGCGGCGCTGGCGGTCGTCGATCTGCGCGAGAGCGCCGCATTCAACCAGGGCCACGCGCAAGGCTCCGTGTGGTCGACCCGCCCGCGCCTGCTGCAAGCCTTGCAGTCGCTCGGTACAACGCCGGACCATCCGGTGGTATTGCTCGCGAGTGAGGCCGAGGTGGCTGCCCTCGCGTGGAAAGACCTGCTGGAAGCGGGCTATGCCAATGTCTTCCGCACCGAGGGCGGCTACCAAACGTGGCTGTCGGCCGGTCTGGCGCAAGCCGCCGAGGGGGAGCCGTTGCCGCCGGCGGCGCGCATCGACTATCTGTTTTTCGTGCATGACCGCCACGAGGGCAACCAGGAAGCCGCCAGGGCGTACCTGGCGTGGGAGACGGGGCTGATCGCCCAGTGCGAGGAGGATGAACTGCAGGGGTTCCGCGTTCCGGCGGATACGCGCGACGCGTCGTCCGAGGCGCGCAGGACACAGCGCGCCTAGCACAACCGCAATGGGCCACGCTTCGCCGACAGTCGACCTGGCTCAACGCATCTGCGCCGGCCCCAGCGCCGGAGGCGCCGGTGGCTGCAGCGGCGTGGCCACGGGCTCCAGCCCGGTGCTGCTGACAATCGATGCCGCCGCCGGCGAGGCCAGGAAACGGATGAAGCGCGAAGCTGCCGCGCTTTGCCGGCCCGCGACCGTTCCCGCGGAAAAGAACACCCTCTGCTGCAGCTCGGCGGGCAGCGGCCCCACGTAGTCCAGTTCCTTGAACGGCAGCAGCTCGCTGACCTGCTGGAAGCCGATCTCGGCATCGCCCCGCGCCACCACGGCGCCGACCCGCTCGCTGTAGATCTTGCGCGCCTTGTCCTGGATCTGTTCTGCCACCCCAAGCCGGGGGAACAGCTCGCTGGAGAGGTACGTCCCGCTGGCGCTGGCGGAATAGGCGATGGACTTCGCATTGAGCAGGGTCTGCTTCAGCGCCTCGGCCGTGCTGATATCCGGCTTGGGCGTGCCCTTGCGCACGGACATGCCGATCAGCGAGCGCGCCAGGTCGACCCGGCTGCCGGCGGCCACCTTGCCTTGCTCGACCAGCTTGTCCAGGCCCGAGTCCGCCAGGATCACGACATCGAAGGTCTCGCCGCGCGCCAGGCGGCTGGGAATGGAATCGGGCGCATTGCCCATCGACGCGCCATAGGCGGTGATGACGCGGTCCTGGGTCGCGGCCTCGTACAGCGGCACCAGTTGCTGGTAGGCCGCGGTAAAGCCGCCCGAGGTAATGACGCGGATCTCGTCGGCCCAGGCCGGCGCGGCCAGCCACAGCACGAACACCAGCAACGCGCGCTTGCCGGCAGGAATGTTCAGTTTCATGTTGTCTCCTCTGGTTCAGTTTTGCGGGCGCTGCGCGCGTCAGCTTGCCTTGCGGAATCCGCCTGGCCCGCAGTTCCGGCGACTTGATGGCGGCATCGATGGCCTTGTCCACCGTGTCCAGGATCGGGCGGGTATTGCGCGGGAAGAGGGCGGACCGTCCCCGATCAGCATTGCAAGGGTAGTCATGCGAGACTATTCTGTGAATTGCAATGTTCTGATGATTTCATGCATGGCACGCATCAATTTCGCCCTCGAAGACCTGCAGGCCTTTGTCGCAACCGCTGAAAAGGGCAGTTTCCGCATGGCGGCCGAAGCGCTGCATATTTCGCAACCGGCGCTGAGCCGGCGCATCGAAAAGCTGGAAAAAACGCTGGGCTCGCGCCTGCTGGACCGGACCACGCGTCGCGTGGAGGTGACCCATGTCGGCCGCCAGTTCCTGGAAGAGGCCCGCGCCGCGCTCGATATCCTCGACAACGCCGTGTTCCGGCTCGGCGACGAAGCGGCGCTGCAACGCGGCCTGGTGACCGTGGCAGCGATACCGTCTGCCGCCCTGCATTGCCTGCCTCATGCGATCCGCGCGTTTGCCGGGCGGCATCCCGGCGTGCGCGTGCGCGTGGTCGACGAAAGCGCCAGCAGCGTACTGGCCAGCGTGCTGTCCGGTGAATCGGATTTCGGGCTCAACTTCTTGGGCGCCCAGGAGCCCAATATCGACTTTCGCGCCATCCGCGCCGAACGCTACCGGCTGGCAATGCGCCGGGACGACGAATGGGCCGGGCGGGAACGCGTGGCCTGGCAGGACCTGGCCGGTCAACGGATGGTCAGCGTGTCCCGGCACAGCGGCAATCGTGCCCTGATCGAGAACGCTATCGCCCATCTGGAGCGGCGGCCGACCATTCACTACGAAGCCAACCACGTCGTCGGCGTGCTGGCGCTGGTCGAGGCCGGCCTGGGCATGGCCGTGCTGCCTGGCATGGCGGTACCGCCGGATCATCCCCGGCTTTGCGCCGTGCCGCTGGTCGAGCCGGATGTTGACCGCGTACTGGCGCTGATACGCCGTCGCGACCGGCCACTGCAGCCCGCCGCGCAGGCGTTGTACGAGACCATCGCGTTGTCGATGGCGGAGGATGCATGACGAACAGGCCGGCCACGCGGTGCCCGCCGGTGCCGAAGCGAACCCATGTTCTACAATCTCGCCGGCTGCACCTGAAACCCCACGGCAACGGCGACCGGTACGAAACCTGCTTGCCCAGACACCAAGGAGCATGACCGAATGACAAACTGGCTGCATGAGCGGCAGCGCTGCCGCGCGCGGAGGCCCTGACATGGCTGGTTCAAGCTTGCTGGTATTGATCGACGACATCGCCACCATCCTGGACGATGTCGCGGTCATGAGCAAAATGGCGGCCAAGAAGACCGCGGGCGTGCTGGGCGATGACCTGGCGTTGAACGCGCAGCAGGTCAGCGGCGTCAGGGCGGAGCGTGAACTGCCGGTGGTTTGGGCCGTTGCGCTGGGGTCGATCCGCAACAAGGTGATCCTGGTGCCGGCGGCGCTGGCGATCAGCGCCTGGGCCCCCTGGGCCGTGGTGCCGTTGCTGATGGTGGGCGGCGCGTTTCTTTGCTACGAAGGC is a window of Cupriavidus taiwanensis LMG 19424 DNA encoding:
- a CDS encoding rhodanese-like domain-containing protein, whose product is MTDMTHTIDASTLRKWLNDGQSLALFDVREHGQYGEGHPFFAVPLPYSRLELEVGRLAPRRTERIVLFDDGAGDVATRAARRLAALGYADVTLLDGGAPAWAAAGYTLFKGANVPSKTFGEWVEHIQHTPHLSADALVARRAAGEPFVLVDGRTNEEHRKMTIPGALGCPNGELALRLPALLVNPSTPVVVHCAGRTRSIIGAQTLRNLGLPNPVLALENGTQGWYLAGHALEHGSERFADAVPCAPLLQAARDRSARLLRRFGLPSLSTAQAQQWLDDEHRTTYLFDIRTAEEFTRRSIAGAVHAPGGQLIQATDRYIGVRGSRVIVFDDDGVRAPVIASWLHQLGFDSAVLADGVDSGVTVPVRPQPDVGAGPRVLGVGELRTLHDESAALAVVDLRESAAFNQGHAQGSVWSTRPRLLQALQSLGTTPDHPVVLLASEAEVAALAWKDLLEAGYANVFRTEGGYQTWLSAGLAQAAEGEPLPPAARIDYLFFVHDRHEGNQEAARAYLAWETGLIAQCEEDELQGFRVPADTRDASSEARRTQRA
- a CDS encoding substrate-binding domain-containing protein, producing the protein MKLNIPAGKRALLVFVLWLAAPAWADEIRVITSGGFTAAYQQLVPLYEAATQDRVITAYGASMGNAPDSIPSRLARGETFDVVILADSGLDKLVEQGKVAAGSRVDLARSLIGMSVRKGTPKPDISTAEALKQTLLNAKSIAYSASASGTYLSSELFPRLGVAEQIQDKARKIYSERVGAVVARGDAEIGFQQVSELLPFKELDYVGPLPAELQQRVFFSAGTVAGRQSAAASRFIRFLASPAAASIVSSTGLEPVATPLQPPAPPALGPAQMR
- a CDS encoding LysR family transcriptional regulator, whose amino-acid sequence is MARINFALEDLQAFVATAEKGSFRMAAEALHISQPALSRRIEKLEKTLGSRLLDRTTRRVEVTHVGRQFLEEARAALDILDNAVFRLGDEAALQRGLVTVAAIPSAALHCLPHAIRAFAGRHPGVRVRVVDESASSVLASVLSGESDFGLNFLGAQEPNIDFRAIRAERYRLAMRRDDEWAGRERVAWQDLAGQRMVSVSRHSGNRALIENAIAHLERRPTIHYEANHVVGVLALVEAGLGMAVLPGMAVPPDHPRLCAVPLVEPDVDRVLALIRRRDRPLQPAAQALYETIALSMAEDA